The genomic region ATGTCCGCTCAGTTTGCGTAAAGCAGGAATTCTTGTAACCCACCTCCTAAGGGTGTGCAGAGTGTGATTGCTTGGTGATTACAAAGCCCTTTGAGATCCTCCTATGGAAGATGCCATACAAGCAGAGTCCAGCCACTGTTGGAgtttgtcagctctgacacctGAGCACTTCACTGCTTTGAACTGAGCATCACCAACCACTGCAGGGGCTGTTTGAATTATGCCTGTAGAAAGGCCTTGGATGCTTCAGTATCTTCCAGGGTGATGACCCCCCCCGCCATGTGTGATGGCATTAGCCTCAAGGATCAGATCTGGCCCCTGCCTTTCCTCTGCTATAATCAGCTTAGCTTAGAATAAGGGGCTGTTAATAGGGCTGTACCCTTCCCATACACACTCCCCAGGACCAAGAGCTCCTGGAGGCATGATGGTCCTGTGCAGAAAGGCTTTACTTGCAGGCCTGACCCTGCTGCCAGGATCCTGGAGGCCAGCACTACTCCAGTCTAGCATGCATGTTAGCATTGGATTAAAGCCTCTCTGGTATCAGTTTACAGCAGAGCAAAAACCTGCATTGGCCATGCCCAACCCCAGCAGCCTTGCTGTGGTATAGCACCAAAAACTGCAGAGCCATAGTGTGTTGTGCATGAGTGGTGTCAGGAAGATGTCAATACTCAGTTGAGGTCTTTTGAGTTGGGAGATGGTCACAGGTGCCTCCAAGCTGCATCCTGTTCTGGCTTTAGCAGGAAAATTCCTGCTAAAAGGGGGCTCAGGCCCTCCTCCAGGGGGCTGAACACTCAGGGTTTCTCAGGGAAAGGCTCCTCCTCCCAAGAGCAGCTATATCCACAACTCCATCCTGAGGAGGAGCCTGCACTAATAAACTGGAAGTAAACAGCAGGACAGACTCCAGAGCCCTCAACTGATTCATGTTCGTACAGCACGCATCCTACAGAGGAGTTTTAGGTGAGATGTGGCCCATCCCAGCTATGCCAGAGAAGAGTGCAGCATTCATCAAGAATGCCTCTGAAGATTGTAGCCCAGGGAGAGTGACAAGATTAAGCCTCAGACTGGGGAAACGCCACATTTTAGATtagccaaaggaaaacaaaaaaaaaatggttcCCCTTTCTCTTCAGATGACGAAGGAGCGTTGGGCACCCACCCTGGTTCCTGCAGGACCAAATGGCTGATTCTGGCCACTTCCAGAAACTTTctctgagagcagcagcaagatACTGAACATGATGCTTGTAGTACTAACAGGAAAGGAGGAGTGCACTTCATGTTTGTGTACAGGAGCTGGCTTTGTTCTTGGGGAGTGATTGagacaaattaattgaaataaaaggGAAGCAGGTCACAGGCGCTCTGTTTCATGTTTATTCAGTGTTGCTAGCTGTATCTACTTGGTTAGTGTAGGACTACAGGGTCATACCTCAAAACAGGAACAACTATGCTAAGGAATAGAACTGGTTTCCTGTCAGAGGCTAGACTGATGCAGAGTAGAAAACTGCTTTCTAGTAGTTACACCATgttcagcagagcagcagcttttcttgGCACAAGGGGAAAGTCAGATTTTACAGTCCCCAGTTAAGTGCTATTTTCCTTTaccatttatttgtttttcccttactagaaaaaaaacaggtagaGAAGAGTTCCTTTTAAAGACAGGCCTTCCTACTGCCTAAAGCTAGGCAGTAAATGTACATAGGAGAGGTGCTAATACAGCTTCAGTGAGTGGCAGGGTGGTGACACTGCCCCTGCTAACACAGTGTTGTACCTGCCCTGAAGATGTGAACACATGCCAGTTCTAGATATCTGAGCGAGCGTAAAGGCAGAAACCAGACTTCCACCCTCCCCAGGCAGCAAGAGGATGAGCCCCACCTTCTCTCCCCCCAGTTACTTGAGTCCAGATCCAACTTAACCATGCACCAGGAGAGAAGAGGACTGGCCTGCAGCCCACCCCAGAGGACACCACCAGTGGTTGTCATTTGTGCCAGCCTTCTGTGCAGTAGGCAGGAACGAAGGTCAACACACACAACAGTGAAGAGGCAGCTAAAGGTATCAACACTCCTGTATTAAAGTGCAATTCCAAAGTTACAAACATTCatggttgatttttttaaatacagagttATTAGAATATCTCTAACTCAGACTTAAAAGGTGTTTATAGATAAGGAAATTTACTTCCTCCCCTCCATGCACAGCTGCTTTAGGAACTCACACCTGCAAGTCTTGCAAGCCTGACTTACAGGAGAGCCGTGGCACACAGGGAAGCAAGAGGGAAAACACTCCTTCCCCTTCACTGTGAAGGTAGGAAGAAGTACAATCACCCCATATATAAAGGATCACAATGGTCTCCACCAGACTAGAAAGACTCTCCTCAGAGCAGGTTTAGTGGCACTATGTCctaaagaagaaggaaaagttgCGGCTGAGCAGCCACAGTCTCTGCGAGAGAGCTGAGCATTAGTAACATCTGCACCAGACAGCAGTTCCCAGCTGAGAGAGGGCACTGCATCCCTAAGCAGCCCAACTCACGTATTACAGCACCACCCTGCCCATGCTGCTCAGATGTGGGCATACAAGCccgggctgcagcagcccaagGAAGAGATGAAGGCCAGTTTTCCCCTGTCAAGCTAGCACACAGCACAAGCTtgctgagcagagggaggcagggctgcagggccTGTCTCCTGACAAGGCTGGTGCCAGGTCATCTTCCTAACATAACGTATTTTGCTCCAAGGCAAGCAGCCTCCTGTGCAGCACTTGACTCCATTATGCTTGAAGAACGGCTGCTTGACACAGGATCATTGCACCAATATGGGACCTGCTTCtaggagagggaaaggaagactGATTCCCACGCCTGCCAGTATCAGCTCACCGCCCTGCAGCACacctttgtttgcttttctattcAATGTCTACAAAGGCAGGCTGACTGGGGcccatccccttccctctcaCGCAGCCAATTGCTTCAGTGTCTCTTAGGATGCACTTCCCAAGTTCATCACGCCATGACTGTTAGTCCAGGACATGAAACACATGCTTCCAGCACGACACAGGATTTCCAGAGTCCCATCTCACATTGAGCTGTGCCAGAATTTAAGGAAATTTAATACCTTTCTGGGGCACCCAAGGGTCTATGCAAGGAACCTCGTGGCTCTCTATACCCTTCCCCTTGGATGGTGCTTCAGAAGTCAAAGGTTTTGCATTCCAAGTAGTTTTACTCCAAGAGCCCAGAGCCTTCATATTTTAGTCCTAGATTAGTGATGTGGTCTGCTGGTGGTTTAAGAAGTCCATCTCTCTCCTCAAGCCAATGGCAGGGCAAAAAGTTAGTGCTTCGACCCCATGAgataaagcaaataaacaggAAAGTGCTGTTGTTCCGCCTTGTATTGCCACTGACTTAATGTTTAAGGAGGGCAGGTGCTCAGCTGCCCAGCACTACATATATTGTATATACACAAAAAGACCTAGAAATACGCTAACCCGAGGGGTAGTAACAGCCAAGTTGTCTTCAGGGAGAGAGAGTGTGGGAGGCTGGTTGCAATTTCCTTCTGTTAGTTGTTCTTCTTATCCTCAGGAGGTGCATAAGGAGGTGGCTGATCCTGGAAGGAGACAGTAGAGTCAACAACCCTGCTCATTTTATCACGAGCTCTTCCCAGGCGTTCCCAAGCCTGGCTTACAAGAAACAACTGTTTCTCAGTAAGCTACAGCCAGAGCTGGTGCTGTGTTTTAAACTGTCATTTCATCACACCATTCCTCTCTAGTATCAGTTATGCTCCAGGATATATGCTGCCTCCCATAGTGTTTCTAGTGAAGGTCCCCTCAAAAACACGTAACAAATTGTCTGTTGCAAAGAACAGACCATTTACTCTGTTTTAATCCCCATCCTCCCTTCACTTGCAGGGCTTTGTCTCTGTTTGTGTTCATAGCTCTGACCCAGTAGATAGCAAGACCCTGGGCTGAGGGCCAGCTTTGCTGCTCTATTGGTCTCCAGCCCACCACAGAGCTACGGGAGGCAGCAAAGGGCACAGGCAGACTGGCTGTTACATACCAGATGTAGGCTACAGCCCACCTACCGGCTGCCACTGACTGAACAGTAAGAGACCTCCCCATCTCCACGCAgcccagaaaaaaatgaaagagaaaccCACATGCTCTCATTCTTAAGCGACCTGCTCTTTCACTCTCCCTACTTTCAGGCCCAACAGAAGCAGAGAGCTCTGTGTGTTCTCTGCACCCATGCAAATTTGTTATGCCTTTAAGAGTAAGACAAGTACCAAATGGCTGTTACTGGATGAATCTTAAGGtcctcctcctttcctgattGAGGATTTAACAAGCCTTCTTCATGGGACCAACATCCATGCCTCCCTCCCAGGAAAATGCATACTTTCTGTGCATGTTCAATATGAATGTACGCTAGACTTTGCGAGGAAAGCAAACCGCTGTCTCTACTAGGGACAGAAGAGGGAGCAGGCACACGCAGGTCACAGGCACAGTACTCACCATGGGCATGTACACATTGTGTGGGTTGGCAGGGTTGTAATATGCACTGGAAGCAGCTTCCATGGCCTTACTGCTCcctagaaaggaaagaaaagccaccTTAGATGCCCTAGGCAGTGGCACAAGCCCCAGAGCCTTTTCCCTAGCCATAGCTCTTTTGAGGAGGCAACAAAGGTCCAAAGAGCCGACAGCAACTGCAGCAAGCTGGGTTTAAATTCAGAGCAGTTCAGGAAAGCTGCAAGCTGGCTAGAGCTGACCACAAGCTGTGCAGTGCAGAAGCAGCTCCCCCCACACTCTGTTATCTAAAATAATAGATCAAGATGACTTTGAGCTCCTGCAACAACAGCAGCTTCTCCACCCCACGCTGTGTACACACCACCACCCACAGCCCAAGCCCCCAAGCACCCTTTTGCATCCAggccctggcagccccccagTCCCATTTACCTGGCATCCCTGGGCCCAcccaggctgggggagctgAGGGGGCTGAGGGTCCTCCAGGAGGTGGCCCGGAGTAGGGGGGAGGAGATGGCACATACATGGGGTTCATGTTTGGAAGTGGTGGATAAATACCTGAAAAAGATGACACTGGATTGATGCTTTGGACCATGGCAATGGAACAGAGGGGAAGAGAGCTCACAGGCCCAGCAGCACATTAGCTCTGGACAAGAGCACCGGTGAGGGAAGCTCCACAGGCttggcagggatgcaggcagcagGGATTTAACATTTTGCTAATGCCCATCATGCCAGCAGGCAACAACTCtctgccaagcagcagcacaattTACAAACCACATTTTCACCCCCCATGCAGCTGCAACTACAGAGACTCACAAGTGTGACCAACAGCATGCGACAGATTTTTGTAGAGACAAGGATCCTTGATGGAGACAAAACTACAGTAACCCTCACTGTACCATTGTGATTTCTGTATAACCAACACCAAACACACCCTGCCAGTCATCATTACACAACTTCCAAACCTGGAGTCTGGGCATATGGATATCCCATGGGCTGTGGAGCAGGTCCATAGGCATTCATCGAAGGTGGTGTATAAGGATATGGTCCATTtggtggtggaggagcagcATAGCCCCCTGGCGCAGGTGAATAACCCCCCGGAGCAGGCGGGGCAGGTGCATACCCTCCAGGAACAGGTGTATAGCCATAGCCAGGGTTCTGGAGAGGAACGCCACTGGAAGCTAAGGAGCACATGTTTAGTATGCCAGACATCCTTTTGTTACAACTAAATATatagaataaaaggaaaatagtcCTGTTCATGCAGCACCATTTCCATTCATCTAAATTCACTATACAGTCCTGGCATAGTACTGCACTTGAAAAGCATTAGTCTCCTCGCTGCAAGTTCACAGGGTGCTAAAGGAAACCAGCTGCAAAAATACTAGCTATCAAGTACCAGTCCCATCACAGAGCTCCCACTGCTGGAAGAAAAGACCATTCTAAAGCAAGTATCAGTAGGgtgggttttcctttttttaaaactttcttatcagaaaaaaaatgtagatttttaaatgcaaatttctttatttaaagaaaaaaaactttcttatcagaaaaaaatgtagattttcCCCCCAtttgaaagttttaaataaaagttattttttaaaaattacttttccactCTCCAAATGTGCACGCTACCTACCCTCAGCTCAGTTCTATTAATAATGGAGTAAGATGGGAGAAGTTAAGTGGACCAATTTTTCACCATCACATATTTCAACTTTATTCCAGGAGGAATAAGGTTCTGTAGGAAAAGGTGGTCCACCTCAGAAGCGCAAACCCCAGAATATTCTGATTGTACAAAGCACTaagatgaaataaagaaaaaggattgaaagggaaaacaaaagttcctctggaaagagaaaaaacacattgcTGTGGAAGAGTGCATAGGGTACGCTTCTTCCCATGAAGTTCAAAAAGAGCACTATTCTCTAACTAGCTCAGCCAACCATGGGGGAACTGCAGGCTCTGAAGATCCCTTACCATTAGAGGCAGCTTTGAACATCAGCTGTCCAAACTCAATGGCTCCTCCACTATTGAAAGTCAGTTTAAACGtcccctgcccttcccagccACCTAGGAGAGAGAGAATTAGAATTGAAACAGACTATTAACCTCCTCAGTAGCAGTCAAGACAGCAAAACACTTAATactccaattatttttttttcttctttatttcaaaactattttgcGTCCTATTGCCGGGGGAAAGCATCATGGTGTTGCTATCAGATGTCCCCCAAAATAGCATCTCAAGACAATCgggaatttatttctttaccCTTTAAAAGATGATCCCCAGTCTAGTTATGTAGAAGCAGCCTACTCTAGATACTAGgttgttttgttctttcctgAAAGGTTTAGTAGAACCTAATAATGAACACAGTGTAAAGAAAGAACACTTAATTCACTGAGGATTTTAACTGAAAGCCCTCCAATGAAGTTTTATTGCTGACCTCAGTGTACTACGGAACAGGATCTGCAACTCAAGCTAGGATTTAAATCAAATGCAacatttttaatctctttgaCCCACAGAAGCTCAGACAGATTACAAATGCTTAGGTATAATagcaatttttcagaaaaaattcaAGTAGGCAATGATATTGCAAGATAAGGATGAGTGCTTTGTTTTGTAGGGGCTTTTTTGGTGTCTGCTTTcgttttttggtgtttttagagaaaaaagtcatttaaataaaagaaagatttatcTTCCTTGTCTAACAATGAAGTTAGTAAAAGTAGAGATAGTCTCTtggggacaaagtagaaataaAGTATAGAAATATAACAATCCACCATGGATAAAGTCATCCCCATGGAGATTCACCTCTTTAAAACCACTCTCCTAGTATGATTTCAGCCCGAGAAAGTGGGCTGGTCCACAATCCCCAGGGGACTCAGTCACTTTAAAACATTGTTAcgaacagaaagcaaaagcataaGCTCTCCAGATGCCACCAAAATGCACATAAACTAATTCCAGGGctgaagagggaagaaatttGAACCAGAAGCcttgtttttaatctctgtttATCTTCTGCAATTCCCCGTGTTTGGCTCATGACTGTGACTGTAAGTCTTACCACAGTTTCACCATCAAATTGGGAACTAAGCTGAATAATGATATACAGCAGCATCCTAGATGCACACAAAAGTACCCAAGTTGGTAAGTGGCTACTGAcctccagaaaacaaatgtgGTTGCTAATTCTGTCTATCAATACCGATGACTGGTGACTTGGTCACTTACCCACCCTTCCAGGTCAAAGACAGGAGAATACAAGCACATGCAAAAACCAAGTAAACATGACATACACGGCAAGACAGAAGTTACAGGATTAAACAGAAGTCATCCTGTGAAAGTCAGTTACTAGCTTTGGGGGCCGAAAGTAACACCGAAGCAGTGCCTTAAAGTTCAGAAGACACAAGTCACCTCAGCATGGACATGCTAGCTATACTGCCACAGCTATTCTGTCCATCTTTCCTGTGCACATAAGCGACCTATCTGatgttcagcagaaaaggacttCTGACACTTGGGAAGAGTACAGTCTACAAAGCATGGGCACATACCTCCTGCCTCGGCCTGAATCTGTCCTTTGATGTAATTGGCAGAGAAAACAGGCTGCTCAATTGAGCATCCTTTCACCAAATAAAAGGGCATCATGAAAGACAGCATAGGATCCTTGCCCTTTGACACAAAGATCATCTGCAAGATAGAAGGGAATGCCTCTGAATTACCTGAATTGGATATAAATTGGATATAAAGCGCAGTCATGGAGCTCTAGTTGTAGCAGCATCCAAAAAGAGGATAACTTAACTCCTAGTATCAGTACACCCTGTGTTATTTCACAGCTTTAATACTGCGGGATCCCAAACAGATTTGGTGGCACACAGCTCACTCACCTGAAGCATGTATGTTGCAAAATAATATACCACttaaaacacacatgcacatttaCAGAGTTTTATTGCTCTGCTTTTTAAGGACAGACTACGACAGTTTTCCAAGAAATATTGACTGACACAttatatgaaatatttcctCTAGACAGTGATTTCCAGGACTGCACGTGCCTTTGTAGGCAATTGGGAtttcctgccttcccttctcccacctAGTCCTCTCAGTGGTTCATCCCATAACAAAAGTCACTTCTTCTATCACCAACTAGGTTTCTGGTCTAAAGACTACAAGATCCCTTGAGAAAGAAGAAGCCCTGCTGGCATCAGACTTACCCGGTAAGGGGTGAGATACAGCATCCCTTTCTTGGTGCCTTTGAAAGCTTCAGGTTTGCCTGTCATGTCACTGAAGGAGAGCTCCACATCTTTACACTGTTTGAGAACACTACGGGAGGAAATCAGACAAATCGGAGAGACAAACTCAGCAACAGCTCTGACACACACCCCCATCACACAGGGAGGGGGATAGCGCACCAGACACTCCGAATATTGTCCCAAAAGACTCAGTTCTGACGTGGGCCCTACCGTTTTTCCTTTGAACTGAGAGGGATGATTTATGCAGAGTGGAAGAATTCATCCTCTCACCTGTGACaacccctgctcctcctccacagaGATAAGCTTTAAATGACTGTTTCTGTCTCCAAAACCATCAGGCTGAGGAATTCCTCTCTCCACATGAGAAGAGCCTCAGCCCAAA from Gavia stellata isolate bGavSte3 chromosome 4, bGavSte3.hap2, whole genome shotgun sequence harbors:
- the WBP2NL gene encoding postacrosomal sheath WW domain-binding protein; protein product: MALNRSHSQEGGVVIPNAESVLKQCKDVELSFSDMTGKPEAFKGTKKGMLYLTPYRMIFVSKGKDPMLSFMMPFYLVKGCSIEQPVFSANYIKGQIQAEAGGGWEGQGTFKLTFNSGGAIEFGQLMFKAASNASSGVPLQNPGYGYTPVPGGYAPAPPAPGGYSPAPGGYAAPPPPNGPYPYTPPSMNAYGPAPQPMGYPYAQTPGIYPPLPNMNPMYVPSPPPYSGPPPGGPSAPSAPPAWVGPGMPGSSKAMEAASSAYYNPANPHNVYMPMDQPPPYAPPEDKKNN